In the Tribolium castaneum strain GA2 chromosome 1, icTriCast1.1, whole genome shotgun sequence genome, one interval contains:
- the l(3)04053 gene encoding endosome-associated-trafficking regulator 1, with protein MIMADANELPENSRGKSHTAPFSEESDSEESVQPVLLDLGDDLSRVSDSNRLGFQSAGASGSTEPPRREDNPFSFKHFLRSDVNSYQNKGARPKVYCEGRPVSSVSDLEFAPSQETKQTRIVPEYSSALPDFVQDHLVIEQCYLNNSTNSNFNLDINLPDFTPSRDSININRVNIDSSHNVNRGCDISNNLSIPLDLPVRPQAGFPLDLPISNSPQNGNRNCVNSEVGVSKSLPDFLADGAVCPQNPDGPQVESPERECERLRRELEVCRGQLVERTRQVENLTRELEIARNKEHDYTQNLAKALEQVEKNLEKSNMRTASAENTIVKLRQEIKSLVSQLNSLKSENLLLRGEEGAAGGHDYHTPNEMHSQRLAQELKAAASTAEHSLRQLLTGVDNLRIMAASLENMHRIEEKREPFLDLDEDTGPAL; from the exons ATGATAATGGCTGATGCGAATGAATTGCCGGAAAACAGTCGTGGAAAGTCTCACACAGCCCCATTTAGTGAGGAGTCTGATTCCGAGGAGTCCGTTCAACCTGTCCTTCTGGACTTGGGCGACGATTTGAGCCGAGTGTCTGACTCAAATAGGTTAGGATTTCAAAGTGCTGGAGCTTCAG GTAGTACCGAGCCCCCCAGGCGAGAAGACAACCCGTTTTcgttcaaacattttttacgtaGTGATGTAAATAGCTATCAAAATAAGGGGGCACGGCCTAAGGTTTACTGCGAGGGGCGTCCGGTGTCGTCCGTCTCCGACTTGGAATTCGCCCCCTCGCAGGAGACAAAACAGACAAGGATCGTTCCTGAGTACTCATCTGCCTTACCTGATTTCGTTCAAGACCACTTAGTTATAGAAcagtgttatttaaacaattctaCGAATAGCAATTTTAATTTGGATATAAACCTGCCGGATTTTACCCCAAGTAGGGACAGCATTAACATAAATAGAGTAAATATCGATTCTAGTCATAACGTTAATCGAGGATGTGATATTAGTAACAATTTGTCGATACCGTTGGATTTGCCTGTGAGGCCGCAGGCTGGCTTCCCTCTAGACCTCCCAATATCTAATTCGCCCCAAAATGGTAACCGGAATTGTGTTAACAGTGAA GTTGGAGTATCTAAAAGTTTGCCAGATTTCTTAGCCGATGGTGCGGTGTGTCCTCAGAACCCTGATGGACCTCAAGTTGAAAGTCCAGAGAGGGAGTGTGAGAGGTTGAGGCGGGAACTGGAAGTTTGTAGAGGACAGTTGGTCGAGAGGACACGTCAAGTTGAGAATCTCACAAGGGAACTAGAAATTGCACGAAACAAGGAACATGATTACACACAAAATCTCGCCAAAGCGCTTGAACAAGTcgagaaaaatttggaaaagagCAAC ATGAGAACGGCAAGTGCTGAAAATACCATTGTAAAATTGCGGCAAGAAATAAAATCGCTTGTG agtcAATTGAACAGTTTAAAGTCGGAAAATTTGCTACTTCGTGGGGAAGAGGGTGCAGCTGGGGGGCACGATTATCATACTCCGAATGAAATGCATTCGCAGAGATTAGCTCAAGAATTGAAAGCTGCAGCGAGTACTGCAGAACACTCATTAAG GCAATTGTTAACTGGTGTTGATAATTTAAGAATAATGGCGGCAAGTTTAGAAAACATGCATCGCATTGAAGAGAAAAGAGAGCCTTTCTTAGATTTAGATGAGGATACAGGTCCAGCATTGTAA
- the LOC658834 gene encoding threonylcarbamoyladenosine tRNA methylthiotransferase: MIAENSDLNPSAPCAEIIDDIEDLVSAQDITPKERYSSRKNVKVKAKKRDKKIENVEPVSGENIPGTQKIYIKTWGCAHNSSDTEYMAGQLTAYGYKLTENKKEADLWLLNSCTVKNPAEDHFRNQIQEAKELGKYIVVAGCVPQGAPKASFIQGLSIIGVQQIDRVVEVVEETLKGNTVKLLGTKKEQGKKIGGASLLLPKVRRNPLIEIIAINTGCLNQCTYCKTKHARGELGSYPPEEIVERAKQAFEEGVVEIWLTSEDTGTYGRDIGTSLPELLWKLVEVIPEGCRLRLGMTNPPYILEHLSEVAKIMNHPRVYSFLHVPVQSGSDQVLSDMKREYFRKDFEHVVDFLQSQIPGMTIATDIICGFPTETEKDFEDTLSLCEKYKFPSLFINQFFPRPGTPAALLPRIPAQEVKGRTKRLTDLFYSYQPYDKKVGEVQEVLVTEVSHDKKHYVGHNKFYEQVLVPKDEKYMGKLVTVKIVSATKFSMTGEPLSQVMPGIAKPLQHGEVSGVKLKKTDDVRVLITLVVLGVSIIFRFLWMIL; the protein is encoded by the exons ATGATAGCAGAAAACAG CGATTTAAATCCTTCGGCCCCATGTGCCGAAATAATCGACGACATTGAGGACCTTGTATCCGCTCAAGACATAACACCGAAAGAACGATACAGTTCGCGTAAAAACGTTAAAGTCAAAGCTAAAAAGAGG GACAAAAAGATTGAAAATGTGGAGCCAGTCAGCGGTGAAAATATTCCAGGgactcaaaaaatttacattaaaacgTGGGGCTGTGCCCACAACAGCTCAGACACTGAGTACATGGCTGGTCAGTTGACTGCTTACGGTTACAAATTGaccgaaaacaaaaaagaggCCGACCTTTGGTTACTCAATAGTTGTACAGTCAAAAACCCAGCTGAGGATCACtttag aaaTCAAATTCAAGAGGCCAAAGAACTAGGAAAGTACATTGTTGTGGCCGGTTGTGTCCCGCAGGGCGCCCCTAAAGCCTCCTTCATTCAAGGTCTTAGCATTATAGGGGTGCAGCAAATTGACAGAGTTGTGGAAGTTGTTGAGGAGACTTTGAAGGGAAATACGGTCAAATTGTTGGGTACAAAAAAAGAACAAGGGAAAAAAATTGGGGGTGCTTCTTTGCTGTTGCCTAAAGTTAGGCGAAATCCCTTGATTGAAATTATTGCTAtcaatacagggtgtttaaaTCAGTGTACTTACTGTAAAACTAAACATGCCAGGGGGGAATTAGGAAGTTATCCACCTGAAGAGATCGTGGAAAGGGCGAaacaagcttttgaagaggGTGTTGTTGAGATATGGCTCACGTCGGAAGATACAg GCACATATGGAAGGGACATCGGGACTTCGCTCCCGGAGCTGCTTTGGAAGCTTGTCGAAGTAATTCCTGAAGGCTGTCGCTTGAGATTAGGGATGACCAACCCCCCTTACATCCTCGAACACTTATCAGaagttgcaaaaataatgaaccACCCCCGTGTGTACAGTTTTCTCCACGTTCCAGTCCAATCCGGAAGCGACCAAGTCCTCTCCGACATGAAACGCGAATACTTCCGAAAAGATTTTGAACACGTTGTTGATTTCCTCCAATCGCAAATCCCAGGCATGACGATTGCCACCGACATAATCTGTGGATTTCCCACAGAAACGGAAAAAGATTTTGAAGACACTTTATCCCTATGCGAAAAATACAAGTTCCCTAGTTTATTTATCAACCAGTTCTTCCCAAGGCCTGGCACACCGGCGGCTCTGCTTCCGAGAATACCAGCGCAAGAAGTGAAAGGCAGAACTAAGCGGTTGACCGATTTGTTTTATTCGTATCAGCCGTATGATAAGAAAGTAGGGGAAGTACAGGAGGTGCTAGTAACGGAAGTGTCCCACGATAAGAAACATTACGTGGGGCATAACAAATTTTACGAGCAAGTTTTGGTGCCGAAAGATGAGAAGTACATGGGGAAGCTGGTCACTGTGAAAATTGTGAGTGCGACGAAATTCTCAATGACGGGGGAACCCCTAAGCCAGGTCATGCCTGGAATTGCCAAGCCATTACAACACGGCGAAGTTTCGGGAGTCAAGTTGAAGAAAACGGACGATGTGAGGGTGCTAATCACCCTAGTTGTGTTAGGAGTGTCtattattttcagattcttgTGGATGATACTTTaa